Genomic window (Phragmites australis chromosome 5, lpPhrAust1.1, whole genome shotgun sequence):
GAGTACCTACACCTGCAGTAGCTACAGCGTAAGCCGTAAGAACATTTTACAACCAACCAATTGCCAAATCTCCTGGCCTGGCTACCTATACAGATTATATTcatgcagcatgcatgcatggggaCGATCTGAATCTGATGATCGTGGCCAGGCCTGCATCATCTGCATTCGCGTGTTGACATCTGACATGTTTGGTGAAATTAACACGACCTGGAAACTACCAGCTGCAGAGAATCCTATGTCATCCATGCTCGTCGCCACGCCGTTCTGTGTAAATATcgcacatctctctctctctctctctggttgCTGGTTGGAGGGCACATTGATGCGATGACTAGCGAACAAAAGATTAGCTAGCTGACCTGTTAAACCTTGCCACCAATGGCAGTATACTGTCGCTTGTCAGGGGTCCATGGCTCAATGTACGTACCCTTGTTCATAAATTCTGCCATGCGTCGTCTTTGGACCAGATCAATTCGCGGAACCGATTAAGCAACAAAAATGCAGCTCCTCCATACACAAAATGCTGCTGGTTGGTACGGGGTACTTGGTACTACCGCCTTCCGACTTCCGAGACCTGAAAACTCTTTCGAAATTCTCATACGTTCCAAATACGCTCTATTTCTACACGTGACATCTGGATGAACTTGACTAAAAAAAgtttccataattcatgtgatTTTTGGAAAGAAATCCATAGACCCGTAGGTCGTTTAATTTTATCGCACGCTCATAGGTAGGTGATATTTGCTCAGAGTAGCCACAGTATGCCAACACGACGCACTGAGACATGATATGGTTCGCTTGCTGCAACCTGCATGCGAACTAGAACAAATAAAGCCTCGCCGCACCGGTCTCCATGATCACAGCATGCATGCAGGTTCGGAGCTCTCGCGCTAGAGGTAGGCACGCACCTGCCTCAAGCATCCGGTGTGATGCGACATTTAAGGTCGTACTTAAAAaaactttattaactcttattattatattaaaatatgtATAAAAATCTATTCTCGATCTTTGCATATATATCAGAGATGTACACGGATAGAACAAAAAATACAACAAAGACACTAAGACAAAATAAAGTAGGGCCGAACGTTATTATACGTTGGTTTGAATGCGGAGTCTAGATTTTACTTACTTCTTCCGTTTCATAATATTTATTCACACCCACTATTACGTACAAACcaagaaatactgaaatcgagtgaaatAATGCAGTAAGATGACCACGCCACCCCTAATTAATGTAAGGATAAGAGCAAGTAACCCACCAGTGTTggagtaaatgcatgcatgcactaagagcatagtaaaaaaatagatcataaaGCATCATTAGTTACCGTAATTGACAAATAATTAGAGACATATACTTTCGAGATTATAGACAAACATTACGAAACGGAGAGAGTAATTGATAAAGATCCTACTTAATTTGTACTTTTCAGTGAGCTAATTAGCCAAGGTTAGATGCAGCAGATCCTGTTAAGTCCTACTCTAATCTCTCTCGCTGCCCATGATCCCAGCCAGCGCCCGGCCACTAATGAAAAGCGGACGGCCGGCATCCATGCCTGCATGAATTAAATGTACCAACGGGGAAAGCATCATGATTTGGGTGGGAGCATGGACATGTGGCCTACTTATTGGCTCCGCGACATGCTTAGGTAAACAAAGCAAAAGGGAATTTGCACGCAATAATGCATGCCTTGCCTTGTTAACTTTTTTGACAAAACATCCCATTTGAGTCTCAAGCTCTATGTAATTCTCACTTCATCCATCTATGTGAGAcgcattttaaaataaaaaagtctttaaaacatattttgatATTTAATTTCTCTTACGATATATTGTCAATGACTACAAAATTAACATCATATGCACTTTGAAATACAAATATACTGGTACAATTTTTGTAAGGTAAACAATTATATAGTTTGATTAATTGTTGATCAAATCttaaaaagtttgactttttcaaataaaaatatgtctTAAATAAATGGCTGGAGGGAGTAGAACTCTATCGATAATTCGCATAGTCAGCTAATTCTGAAAGAAACGAATGAGAACCTGCATTATACTATGAAATTGCAAATTAAGGATTTGCATGGGGCAGCATGTGCACACGATTGTCAATAAACACTCACCTCTAATACCGAATCCTAAACCCAAAACTCAAACCACGATGAGCCACGTCGTCTGTTTGACTAGAGCCGTTAGATCATATACAATACGGATCTTGGAGCATACGATAGCAAAGGAGCTGTGCTGGCGGTTGTGGCTGCCTAGCGTGCGTGAGGCCCTTGGGTGAGCTCGGGTGGCCAGGGCCAGGACGCGTGGGCTAAGAGAACGTGGGCCTGCAGAGCTCGGTCGAGGGCAGCAGAGCGGTAGCAGCATGTGGCCTGACCGCGTGGGAGCGCACAAGTGAAGCGCTAGCAGTGGCAGGAGCAAATTCGTGAGGCTTTTGTTGCCTACGTGAGTTCTCTGgaagaagcagtcatcgctacgGTGTTATGTGTCGCACAGCTACACCCGGAGAAGAGGAAGCGCGGTATATAGGATAAGGCAAGGCAGACAGTAAAGATGGTTAAATGGGCCGTGTTTATTGGatcggcccgaggcacggaactgtaggcacggcccaggcacggtccggtccgagccgagatgggccgggccggcacggcacgaggccacgggccgtgcctgggctgagcgcgcggcacggcgggccggcacgggcccggcccggcccacgggcggcacgggcacggcacggcccggcacggcccggctcaaGCACGGTTGGCCCAGGAGGCATGGCCGGGCTGGGCCAgcacggcacgcggcggcccatcacgacacggccggcccggcacggcacggcccaccgtgccggctcggcacgcggcggcccacggcacggtcgggccggcacggcccaccgcggggggcacggcccggccggcacgtggggcacgatgggccggcgggggcacgcgggttaacgggttaaacgggccggcccgtttaacccgttaacccgatatttttgaattttatagccgttttgtgaccgtttgagctccaaaaattcgaaaaaaattgtaaaaatcaccatttttcacctataaatagaggagcaccttgcccttccattccacaccagcaacaccattttctctcttgttttctcctctcattcttgtctcaaagttcgtgagaattagcgataatttgacaaaattagtttgaattgttgcaaaaaaatccgagcaattccaaaatcgtcatcctgctgatttgctatcttgaagttgaagaaatcttggtgatttttttgcatcgttgttgagtcttattttattattagttttattatttgattatttctaactctgaatatttgcaatttttgtagtgtcattcgacattgatcatggatgccggtgatcatgatacatccttagatcatgattttttttttctccaaggactcacaggggactacggcccctttgatactagtgctgcaggtgatgatggacccgacggtgaacctccggttggttcacatccagatctaggtgatgcagcaggagtgccatcgtcaggctctacaagtgcgcacacattagcaagcagcgggtctaaaagatcaagagccggtacttccgaagtttggcaagactttgaaaggatctacaaagaggaagatggggtaagtgtcaggtatgctaagtgttatatttgtaaaaatgaattatctgcaaagccctcgggtggaacggggcacttgaagaggcacgccataagttgcaagcgaaagagtggagcagccatgaagcagacggtgttgcagtacaaccccgacggctctgttcatcattgggagtacgactctgccaatgctcgaaaagagctatgtcgcttcattgcaagagcggatctaccactcaatatcggtgagtctgctgcatttgaagattacattaagcaagctcataatcctaggttcacgcatgtttctagacagacaactagtagggatatggtaaaatactacaatacgtgtcgtagcaaacttaaagaaatgttgcaaacatgtacattttcagttgctttgacctcggacatatgggcaggtagggctagagaggattatcttagtgtggttgctcattttgttaataatgattgggaattagaaaagagaataataggttttcgcttgattgacaacgcgcataccggtgaaaatattgctgaaaaaatatctcaagtagttgcagactttggcctcacgaataaaatattttctatcactttagataataccggtgcaaattttagagcaatggatattcttactccgttgtttaatACTTATGctaaatctttcttgttacatcaacgttgtgcttgtcatattatcaatcttatagtaaaatccggtttgaagaggttatcgcgatacttagaagatttttgtactgcaatatcttttgtgaactcctctaaccaacaaattgcagcatataaacagtattgtgttgcaatgggtgtgcgtccacgtaagtttgctctggacatacCGGTGAGatagaactctactttcttgatgcttaaaaatattatatcatataagagcacatttggtgtgtttattcatacacattaccatcagcatgggggtcaaactttactcacggaagcgcattggtatgttgctgaaaggatactggagtttcttgaatttttttatgattcaactgtgagtttatcaggagtttattatccaacatcttgtttagtagtgcataatattgttgaaattgctactcatttaaacaactatgaaaataacaatcttttaagagattgtgtagttcctatgaaatctaaattcttaaagtattggaaagaaattcctttgttatacgcttttgcctttattttagatcctagagctaaaattgcaactttctgtagagttctcgcaattctaggtgatgctcttggccatgattattctaattattatactaatgttcgttctaagttattcgaagtttatagtaaatatgaaacaaagtatggcggagttcgcctgcaacgacctccactagcacccacaacaagtaagaagacgacaacgtggggaaaaatatttggtgcaggttcttcatcaagaagttcagactcttcgtcacaatcgtctacgggcaccggaattccaacatccggaggggagctaactaccttcatcgacaatgacgttatcagccacgaacaagaaaacttcaacatactgcaatggtggcatgagcacaagacgaattatccagtcctttcactgttagcgcgagatttgttaacggttcctgtatctacagtttcttctgaggctgccttcagtcttacaggaaggataatcgaagagagaagaacaaatctgtcaagtgagatggttgaaatactcactatagtaaaggattgggaacaagctgaagcacgaatgcaacacactgcagaaaatactgagcttgaagaatcattccaaaatttgtatctagatgctgatgagaacgtgtaattttaaattttctgagctaggttgtactcttttttcctttgctagaaaggtttttaatgaggcaacctatcaataaagctcatttctagaattaatcatgtgcccctattatttctaagtttttttaattcatgttttttgtttatttttttaaaataccccccgcggccccaacccacctacctctcctctcatcgtggcctataaataccatctactccatctcaaactcgatgtattctcattgcccaccctgcccacccatctctcttttcctatttgctagccaagtagccagtattcacttcacatcaagaaactaattccatatttcaatttatggatcaagatgccgagaactcaggtgcatggtcccaagtgtggcaacattttgaaaaggtcttcaaagaaattaatggggaacaggtaagatttgctaagtgtaatatatgcagtatagaaataggtgccagatcttcacatggaacgggacacttgaggaagcatattaaaaattgcaagcaaaattctggggtttctaatgaaacaatgtaattttcggagcataatcattggttgtactcttttttcgttctagtagaaaggtttttaacgaggcaaccaatcaataaagatgttatgtatttattttccatatttttttattgttttttggatttttttagctattatttttgattttttcctatttttttgcgTGCTGACgggcccaccgtgccggccgggcccgtcgtgccttcccgtgccgacctggcccgtcgtgcctccaccgtgccggtcgggcccgtcgtgccaaacgggcctatcgtgcctccaccgtgccgaacgggcccatcgtgccggccgggcccatcgtgccgaccgtgccgtgggccggcccgacacggcacggtgacagttgggccgtgccgtgggccgacggctcggcacgcgggccggcacggcacggcccgtaacagtaaatgggccaatcgggccgtgccgagatgggcccgtgccgggccggcccgattggcccatttggccatctttagcaGACAGTAGCATATGTAAGCTTTGGATATCGCAATCGGACGGGAAAAAAAAGTCCTTCATTCTTTCAATCACCGCATTCGATTGAGGTAAGATGGCTGCGTTCTTTCAATCCTGCCTCAGgatctttgttttctttcctcTCTGCTCCTCCCCGCCGCTGCGCTCTGCCCAACCACCACCAGCAGCCCGGCTGCGCCGCTTCCAGCTGTggtgccctctctctctctctctctctcctgcagCCATGCGCGCGTAGCCGCCCGCGCTGCTCCCGCCTCGACTCGGCCGCTCTCCGCGTCGTGTCGTGCCACAGGGAAAAAAATTATCACCGATAGAGATGCTGATAAACCTGATTTTCCCGTTTACCGGTGGggcccaattttttttttgatgccggccaaaattttcagatttttttaattGTCACCGGCTCACACCGCGCATACAATTTCAGCCCAGCCCACAACACGCCTCCACTCCACTCTCCACCAACCCTGGCTCTCTCAATCCCCAATTCCCCAATCTCCACCCGGCTCTGTTAGACCGGCCACCGGCATCGCCGCTCAGCTTTTGCCTTGGTTGCCTGGCTGCCGGCCGTCAATCCGTCCTCCTCGTCCCGTTCATGAGCTCGCAGGTGGCTTGCCGGCTTCTGCGGCGCGCACGACGCGCCGTGCGTGGTCGAGGCCGAGTGCCCCTGCGCCGGACTCCCGAGCGGTGAGCGGAGGCGAGCTCTGGGCGAGTCGGCGCCGAGCTAGCACCGCTGCGAGCGGGACGGCGagcggcgcgcggcggcgacTGCGTGCGGGATGGTGACTCGGCGCTGCTAGCGAGACGGCGAGCGAGACGGCGGCGCGGTGCTGCTGGCGAGACGGTGAGCTCGGGCGGGGCGGCGCTGCTGGCGACTGGCGAGACAGCGAGTAGGCAGGGCGGGCGCAGGGCTGCGCTGCTCACTGCTCAGTGGCCAGCGCTCAGCGCTCTCTTCTCAGCGCGACAGCGCCCAGCGCTCTCTACTCAGTGCCAAGCCCGTGCACCGGTGACGTGCTCTCTGGTCTCTGCTTGCTGCTGAGCCCCTCTGCTCTTTGCTCTGTGCTGCTTTGCTGCACTCGGCCATTGGAGGAGTCTCTAGTGTGTTGCGATGGTCATAGAAGGTGAGGGAGGGGTGGATCGAGGCAAGGGTGTCGCCGGCGCATCATCCACCAGTGGTGCTGCTGGTAGGAGTACGGCAATAGACGGCGCTGTTGAGGTGGTCACTCAAGGAGGTAGTAACCTGTTATTAGCACTTGCAATGTATTGATTGTATTCATGAACAACAAGCACTTAAATATGTTTTGGCTCATTGATCATTTGATGGATATAAGGATGACAAAGGTAGACAGATATAACCATTCACATTTGTTTGGTAACTATGTTCCTATTTTATGTGCATATCATCATATTTGTTAGCGGCTATATTATCTCTTTTATATGCATATCATCATATTTGTTAGCGGCTATATTATCTCTTTTATATGCATATCATCATATTTGTTAGCGGCTATATTATCTCTTACACATATGTTCCTATTCTTGTATGGTACTGTAGGGAGACGAGTGAAATTAATGGGAAACATTGAGAACCCTTGGAGCCATGGTGAGCCTCTTGGCAATGACTTTAGCTGCAATTATTGCCCTGCTCGTATTAAGGGTGGAGGTATGAGCCGTCTCAGGGAGCATTTGGGTGGATTGTCTGGGAATGTGGCGTCCTGCAAAAATATGCCTCTTAATGTTAAGGCATTAATGACGGATGAAGTGGCAATCCAGAGAGTAAGGAGGAAACGAAACAAGGACCTTCGTCTCTATGTTGAAAAGGAGGTTATGCAAGCAAACAGAGATTTTGGTACTTTTGGCAGGGCAAGAATTCCTCCTGATGAAGCTGGGCAGATTGAGATGGCGGTGAGAGAGTCATTGAGGGAACATGCCAACACTTCGCCTTTTGGTAAGACTACTGGAAGTGGGTCTGCTAGTTGTTCAGCTAATCAACAAAGTACACTTGACAGGTAAAGGCTTGCATAATTGAGAAATTGATGTTGAATGCAATAGTACTAGTGTAtttacttttgtttttttgtgCATGATTGTACAGGTTCTACTGAAGTCGAAGTGTTTCACAAGCTTCCTTTGACATAGATTTGGCACGCAGCAAGGCACAAGCGCAGCCTCGGGTGGACATTATGCTCATGGGGGATGGCAAAGAGAAGCTTGGGAAAGCTTTGGCCAAGTGGTTTCATGCCAATGATATTCCAGGACGGAAAGCAGACTGTCCATACTTTCGATCAGCTATTAAATTAGCCCAACAACTTGGAGAAGGAGTGCACATTCCTAATGGAAGAGAAATAGATGGCCCATTTCTGGATATGAACTATGAAGACATGGAGGCTCACATGGTTGAATTCAAGGATGAATGGGATGACTATGGAGTTACCATCATGTGTGATTCATGGACAGGTATATACTTGTATAATTGAGGAAATAAAATTGAATGCAATTGTATTTATGCACTTCTGTTTTTTTTGCATGATTGTACAGGTCCTACCATGATGTGCATTATTAATTTTATGATCTTTTGCAATGGACGCATGTTCTTCCACAAGTCTATAAATGCAACTGGTTCTATCCAGAATGTTGTGAGGAGATTGGGGCTAAGGTTGTCGTTTAGATTGTCACAGATAATGGCTCCAACTACAAGAAAGCATGTCGGCAGCTCATTGCTCAGTATCCACATATTACTTGGCAGCCATGTGCATCTCATACTATCAATTTGATGTTGAAGGACATAGGATGTTTTCCAGAGGTCACGGAAGTCGTGGACAGTGCAAAGCGAATTTGTAGATTCTTTTATAACCATAACAGGTAAATACTTGTATACTTGAGAAATTGGTGTTGAATACAATTGTACTTGTGTGTTTACTTTGGTTTTTCGTTTTCAGGCTGCATGCTATGATGAGGGAGCAGATTGGTGGAGAGTTAGTTCGGTGGAATGCCACCAGGTTTGGTACAGTTTTCATCTTCCTTGAAAGTTTCTGGGACAGGCAAGATAAGTTTAAAGCATGGATGGTGTCTGGTGAGTGGACCAACAGTGCGTGGAGGGATGAAGAGGACCATGAATTCACATATGATTGTTTGACAAATAGAAGATGGTGGAGTGACATGGAATTGGTGTTGAAAGCTGTCACACCAATATACTATGTACTTCGCTTTGCTGATCAGCAGAAAAGTGCATCTATATCTGGATTCCTTCCAAAGATGTTGAAAGTCATAGATGGCATACATGCTACATTAAGCAATAAGGAAGAGCTCCGTGATAGGATAATGGAAGTAATCAACACGAGACTTCGATATCTTCTCAATGAAACACTCATGGCTGCAGGTAAggtctaaaataaaatttattcatGCATTATATTGGTCAAAGCTACAATATTTCTCAACTTGAATATTGCTGAAGttgtttctttttctagctGCTGCACTTGATCCCGAAGCACTATATAGGTCAAAGCTTGTGAAAAAATCATCTTCCAGACACGCCGTCACACTAGCCCTCAAGAAGATTGCAAGCTCATCTTCGAAGGCATCTATTGCAATTGATCAATTTGCTTTCTTTAGTGCAAAGAGAGGGTTatttggaggagaggaggctcGACGATCAGCACTTTTTGGCCGTACGAGTGcaggttttgttttgtttgcagCTTTTTAATGGTGtcattgcaagttttttttattacttttcTTGTTGTGataattgttttgtcatttaTTGTAGCTGATTGGTGGGATTCATATGGAGGAGAGCACAAAGAACAACAAAAGCTTGCACGGCATATTGTTTCACAATGCATGTCCTCTAGTGGGTGTGAGCGAAACTGGAGCACATTTGCTATGGTTCATACCAAGTTGAGAAATCGGTTGGGTTACGAtaagctccataagttggttTATGTCCACTACAATTTGAAGTTGCACATCCAACATTTCGAAACTAACATGCAAAGCTTCCAAGAAATACAAGGCTCTAAAGAAAGGGAGTACGATCCTTGTAGCATCATGATGGATGTTGCCATGTATGATGAAGGCAATCCAATCATGGATTGGTTGTGCAACTCTAGGAGTGAGTCTGCACCTATTCTTGATGAATATATTGACAACGAGCCTGAATCCCTAAGCCCAAGTAGATTTCTTATAGAAGAGTTAGGaatggatgaagaagaagtggccATATTTAAGAGGAAGCTTGATTTTGGTAGAAAGGGTGgtaagaagaaagggaaggtaCGAttggaggaagatgaagaaggtATTGCGGACGGTTTGAGTTGGATTCTTCACAAGGTAGTCCAACTTATGCTGAATCAGGGGATAACAGTTCAGATGATGATGCAGGTTGTGGTACAAATGATAACTCAATTGCATATGTcgtatttaaattcaaattgatacCTATATTActtatatttaaatttgtagtGCTACACGTGAGCAACCAATCCCTATCCATCCAAGATCAACAAGGCAAAAGAAACTCTCTATCAAGGGCCACTATCTTAAAAAGGTTTGACAAACCTCTTGTCCTCGTATCTACATATTgaatttctattttcttttgaaTCGTTTCCTTCCAAATTTGAGTATATGTCACTATTTGTAGTGATCCAAGCCGCCAAGGAGTATGGACGAAGTTAGTGATCAGCTCTGAGTATGTCACCATGTTGTCCTTTTGGTTTATGTGCTTGTAATATGTGAGACTATGGAGTAATGGCTAATTTAGTGAGAAGATATTGAGCCTATGTGGTCCTGTTTTGGTTTATATGCTTGTAATATTTGAGACTACGGACTGATATTTATGTTGTGTATTTTTGTTCAAACTTGTAGTATTTGGAACTACGCAAGTGTCACTTGCAATCCACAGACTATGGATTGATACTAATGTTTCCTActttttttcaaatatattcTATTTGAGACTATGTCAGTTGTTATGTTTAAATCTAATGGACTATGCATGTGGAAGGACATGATCTTATATGATGTTTTGTGCACTTATCAAATGTAACATATTGAATGTGTGATATGGAAGTGTGATATTATCtcatttatatattattaaGCGTTATTTTCTATGTCAAATGGTTTGGATACaatatatgtgattttttagaaaaattgagctatttttttcaaattttgtccgAAATTTTTTGTCTATCGCCGATAGAATTCCAATAAATCCGATAATCCTGTTTACCGCTAACCtccgatattttttttatcgataAATTTTTCCTTGCGTGCCACTATGTTCTGCGCTCAAACAGCGCCACTCCATGCCGCCGAGACAGCAACTCCGCTGGTACCAAGCTGTGCCACTGTCGTGGACCCTGCTACCGCTGCCGCGCTCTGCGCCCCGCCATGGCTCGCCCCGAGCACAGCCGAGCAGCGCTGAGGAGCAGTGGCGCGGAGGAGCAACGCTGAGGTATTAGCGACCTAGCTAGAGTATCCATTCTAAAGAATTTGGTGTCGATTACAGTACATCCTAGGATTTTGCATGGTGAAAGTGATGAATTCAATAATTTTTGCAGCATTTTCTTTTACCACTTGGTTCCTAGCCCTTCCACTTAATCCCGACAATGGCTGCCATCTCCTCTTTGTTTGAAATCATGTGCATTTGTATAAGATAATATTGCTACTTAAAAGTTAATCACGGAAATGTATTCTTTTTCAGAGTAAAATCATCAATAAGAAGATAATCACAGGAGTGGCACAAAGAAAAGAGGGCAAGTTAAAGGTACGATCTATCTCTTTCATGTCACACCATGAGAGATAAAATTAGTCCAGCATTCATATCTGGCCACAGCAAAAATATGGAATATTATTCATTAAAGACAACATTAGTACAACATTTTATTTAATCTCATCAAATAGGCAGATGCAATCACAGAGACAGATATTTGTTAGTGCATAGTTCTACTAAACTGGCAATTTCTATATATCTAATAGGTGATTGTTAGTTGATATTTTGAAGTCAGCTGTTACTAGAGTCACATATACTTAATCTTTCCTGAAATAGTGGTATATCTTTTGCTGATCATTGAGTTTTCTCTATTGAAAAACAAGAGAAGATTTAATAACACAGTCAGAGATTATCTGACACGACACAAGTGAATATAATTGGTTCCTTTCTAACTGTACATAGAAATTTAATCTATTAACCTAATGACCTTACCTGATATATTGTGTTCTATAGGATTTTGTCTAGCCCCTGCAAGCTAAATTATGTCTGTTCCTATCTTATTCACGGTTTTTATCCTCATGAAACCATTTACCTTGCTTTCAAATTTATGAGTTGTGAAGAGTTAGTACTGATTATAGTTCTATGAATTATGATTCTATCTTGTGTGTTAGTGTGTACTCTGTACTGGtatgataataataatatggACTTTATGGTATTGATAGTTCAATTTATCTGTTATATTCCTGTGTGGTGGTACATTTTTCATCCATAAACAATAATCATGGTTCTATTATGTGTCTTTATATAATGACTGATGTAttactttgttttttctttggtaTCACTGTCAATAAACGTCTGCATCCATCTACAAAAGATTTGGGTGATGTCTTGTACTCTTGTATACTTATTACAACTAGTCTAAAGCTATCATCTCTACTGAGATAGCAATAATATATCTTCTACTATTGTACActtatttctttaatttctgAAATCTTTTTTAAATTAcaaataaagaaaaaggaagaagtaACAA
Coding sequences:
- the LOC133918471 gene encoding zinc finger BED domain-containing protein DAYSLEEPER-like; amino-acid sequence: MKQTVLQYNPDGSVHHWEYDSANARKELCRFIARADLPLNIGSSSRSSDSSSQSSTGTGIPTSGGELTTFIDNDVISHEQENFNILQWWHEHKTNYPVLSLLARDLLTVPVSTVSSEAAFSLTGRIIEERRTNLSSEMVEILTIVKDWEQAEARMQHTAENTELEESFQNLYLDADENV
- the LOC133917342 gene encoding uncharacterized protein LOC133917342; the encoded protein is MLMGDGKEKLGKALAKWFHANDIPGRKADCPYFRSAIKLAQQLGEGVHIPNGREIDGPFLDMNYEDMEAHMVEFKDEWDDYGVTIMCDSWTGPTMMCIINFMIFCNGRMFFHKSINATGSIQNVVRRLGLRLSFRLSQIMAPTTRKHVGSSLLSIHILLGSHVHLILSI
- the LOC133917347 gene encoding uncharacterized protein LOC133917347, giving the protein MLKDIGCFPEVTEVVDSAKRICRFFYNHNRLHAMMREQIGGELVRWNATRFGTVFIFLESFWDRQDKFKAWMVSGEWTNSAWRDEEDHEFTYDCLTNRRWWSDMELVLKAVTPIYYVLRFADQQKSASISGFLPKMLKVIDGIHATLSNKEELRDRIMEVINTRLRYLLNETLMAAAAALDPEALYRSKLVKKSSSRHAVTLALKKIASSSSKASIAIDQFAFFSAKRGLFGGEEARRSALFGRTSAADWWDSYGGEHKEQQKLARHIVSQCMSSSGCERNWSTFAMVHTKLRNRLGYDKLHKLVYVHYNLKLHIQHFETNMQSFQEIQGSKEREYDPCSIMMDVAMYDEGNPIMDWLCNSRSESAPILDEYIDNEPESLSPSRFLIEELGMDEEEVAIFKRKLDFGRKGGKKKGKVRLEEDEEGIADGLSWILHKVVQLMLNQGITVQMMMQCYT